In Nocardia asteroides, the following proteins share a genomic window:
- a CDS encoding WhiB family transcriptional regulator, producing MHITTPIARLDVEQAEARIAWVAQARCKEVDPDQLFVRGAAQRKAATICRHCPVLMQCGADALDNRVEFGVWGGMTERQRRALLKQHPDVTSWADFFQAQRQHQVAI from the coding sequence ATGCACATCACAACCCCCATCGCTCGACTGGATGTAGAGCAGGCCGAGGCAAGGATCGCTTGGGTTGCCCAGGCGCGATGCAAGGAAGTGGACCCTGATCAGCTGTTCGTTCGTGGTGCGGCGCAGCGCAAGGCGGCGACCATCTGCCGCCATTGCCCGGTGTTGATGCAGTGTGGTGCCGACGCGCTGGACAACCGGGTGGAGTTCGGAGTGTGGGGCGGGATGACCGAGCGGCAGCGGCGCGCGCTGCTCAAGCAACATCCCGACGTGACGTCGTGGGCCGACTTCTTCCAGGCCCAGCGCCAGCATCAGGTGGCGATCTAG
- a CDS encoding ArsA family ATPase, whose amino-acid sequence MGAPTAEPVSSVPEPSTGWPQRAATARLHYVTGKGGTGKSTVSAALALALAAGGRKVLLVEVESRQSIAQLFDRPPLPPTETQIASADGGGEVYALALDIEHAFLEYLDMFYNLGFAGRAMRRMGAIEFVTTIAPGLRDVILTGKIKECVVRTGADGKPAYDDIVVDAPPTGRIASFLDVTQAMAEIAKGGPIASQADGVSRLLHSDQTMIHLVTLLEALPVQETADAVAELTGNDLRIGTVIVNRAAKAQLTTADRDQAVRGELDTAAITAGLATAGITLPDEDFAGLLTETVDHAVMLTAQDESAAELAKVDVPQLHLPALGEGMDLGGLYELAEQLSAQGVR is encoded by the coding sequence GTGGGAGCACCAACAGCAGAGCCGGTTTCGTCGGTTCCGGAACCGTCGACCGGATGGCCACAGCGCGCGGCGACGGCCCGGCTGCACTACGTCACCGGCAAGGGGGGTACCGGCAAGTCGACCGTCTCGGCGGCGCTCGCGCTCGCCCTCGCCGCAGGTGGGCGCAAGGTGCTGCTGGTCGAGGTGGAGAGCAGGCAGTCCATCGCGCAGCTGTTCGACCGGCCGCCGCTGCCACCCACCGAGACCCAGATCGCCAGCGCCGACGGCGGCGGCGAGGTGTACGCGCTCGCGCTCGACATCGAGCACGCGTTCCTGGAATACCTCGACATGTTCTACAACCTCGGCTTCGCGGGCCGGGCGATGCGCCGGATGGGCGCCATCGAGTTCGTCACCACCATCGCGCCCGGCCTGCGCGATGTGATCCTCACCGGCAAGATCAAGGAATGCGTGGTGCGCACCGGCGCCGACGGCAAGCCCGCCTATGACGACATCGTCGTCGACGCGCCGCCGACCGGCCGAATCGCCAGTTTTCTCGACGTCACCCAGGCCATGGCCGAGATCGCCAAGGGCGGCCCGATCGCCTCGCAGGCCGACGGCGTGTCCCGGCTGCTGCACTCGGACCAGACGATGATCCACCTGGTCACCCTGCTCGAGGCGCTGCCGGTGCAGGAGACCGCCGACGCGGTCGCCGAACTCACCGGCAACGACCTGCGCATCGGCACGGTGATCGTCAACCGGGCGGCCAAGGCCCAGCTCACCACCGCCGACCGCGACCAGGCCGTGCGCGGCGAGCTCGACACCGCCGCGATCACCGCGGGCCTGGCCACGGCCGGGATCACCCTGCCCGACGAGGATTTCGCCGGCTTGCTCACCGAGACCGTCGACCACGCCGTCATGCTGACCGCGCAGGACGAGAGCGCCGCCGAACTGGCGAAGGTCGACGTCCCCCAGCTGCACCTGCCCGCCCTCGGCGAAGGCATGGACCTGGGCGGACTCTACGAACTGGCCGAACAGCTATCCGCGCAGGGAGTGCGATGA
- a CDS encoding ArsA family ATPase, with protein sequence MSEQVTTTPPLDVSRIIADPTARVIVCCGSGGVGKTTTAAAIALRAAEAGRKVVVLTIDPARRLAQSLGVADLDNTPQRVELGPEVPGQLHAMMLNMRRTFDDMVLEHTSPEKAEQIFANPIYQTVASSFGGTQEYMAMEKLGQLAGHKEWDLIVVDTPPSRNALDFLDAPKRLGNFLNGKMIRLIMAPGRGVGRFVTGAMSLAMRGVSTIVGGQMLKDASTFLQSLESLFGGFQDRAERTFAMLSKPGTHFLVVAAPEPDALREASFFVDRLSTERMPLAGLVLNRTHPALSGLSGDHALTAADQLSEADPLTASVLRIHAERVATAKREQRLLHRFTGAHPRVPIVSVTALPFEVSDLDALRAVGDQLAGKPAAV encoded by the coding sequence ATGAGCGAGCAAGTGACCACCACGCCCCCGCTGGATGTTTCCCGGATCATCGCCGATCCCACCGCGCGGGTGATCGTGTGCTGTGGCTCCGGCGGGGTCGGCAAGACCACCACCGCGGCCGCGATCGCGCTGCGGGCCGCCGAGGCGGGCCGCAAGGTGGTCGTCCTGACCATCGACCCGGCCCGCAGGCTGGCCCAGTCGCTCGGCGTCGCCGATCTGGACAACACCCCGCAGCGGGTCGAGCTCGGCCCCGAGGTGCCGGGGCAGCTGCACGCGATGATGCTGAACATGCGCCGCACCTTCGACGACATGGTGCTCGAGCACACCAGCCCGGAGAAGGCGGAGCAGATCTTCGCCAATCCGATCTATCAGACCGTGGCCTCGTCCTTCGGCGGCACGCAGGAGTACATGGCGATGGAGAAGCTCGGTCAGCTGGCCGGGCACAAGGAGTGGGACCTGATCGTGGTCGACACTCCGCCCTCGCGCAACGCGCTGGACTTCCTCGACGCGCCCAAGCGGCTCGGCAATTTCCTCAACGGCAAGATGATCCGGCTGATCATGGCGCCCGGCCGGGGCGTCGGCCGGTTCGTCACCGGGGCGATGAGCCTGGCGATGCGCGGGGTGTCGACCATCGTCGGCGGTCAGATGCTCAAGGACGCCTCGACGTTCCTGCAGTCGCTGGAATCGCTGTTCGGTGGCTTCCAGGATCGGGCCGAGCGCACCTTCGCGATGCTGTCCAAGCCGGGCACGCACTTCCTGGTGGTCGCCGCGCCCGAGCCCGACGCGCTGCGGGAGGCGTCGTTCTTCGTCGACCGGCTCTCCACCGAGCGGATGCCGCTGGCCGGTCTGGTGCTGAACCGGACGCACCCCGCGTTGTCGGGGCTGTCCGGTGATCACGCGCTGACCGCTGCCGATCAGCTGAGCGAAGCGGACCCGCTGACGGCGTCGGTGCTGCGCATCCATGCCGAGCGGGTGGCGACGGCGAAGCGGGAACAGCGGTTGCTGCATCGCTTCACCGGCGCCCATCCGCGGGTCCCGATCGTTTCGGTCACCGCGCTGCCGTTCGAGGTCTCCGACCTGGATGCCCTGCGGGCGGTCGGTGACCAGCTGGCGGGCAAACCCGCCGCGGTCTGA
- a CDS encoding DUF4177 domain-containing protein: MSEVTLWEYATVPLLTHATKQILDQWGADGWELVTVLPGPTGEQHVAYLKRQK; encoded by the coding sequence ATGAGTGAAGTCACCCTGTGGGAGTACGCCACCGTGCCGCTGCTGACGCACGCGACCAAGCAGATCCTCGACCAGTGGGGCGCCGACGGCTGGGAGCTGGTCACGGTGCTGCCCGGACCGACCGGTGAGCAGCACGTCGCCTACCTGAAGCGGCAGAAGTAG